The region TGCAGGCAGCGCAGCGGAGGCAGCCGGGAGGCCAGGGAGTGAGAGTGCAGTGGGGAGGCATGAGGAGGAAGCTGCTCTTCACGTGGCTCTTGTGGCTCACAGAAAGTTTAGATGTTTAAAGCATGAAGCGGAATTGTAGGAAGATTTTCAactgatttacatttaaaaatcttttattaatcttttaaaattcatgattgattttaaaacaattttagaatatttttattgagatataattcacacgcCATACAATTCGCCcctttaaagtgtataattcaatggGTTTTAGTACATTCAGAATGTTAGGCAACCAGCACCTCTATCTAGTTCCAGGAAGTTCCATCATCCCAAAAAGCAATCCCATCCCCGTTCACGACTACTCCCCACTCACTCCTGTGGCCCCTGACATCCGTTAAGCAGcccacttcctgcctctgtgggtttccctgttctggacatttcacataaatgggaTCACACACTATGCAGCCCTTTGTGTCTGATTTCTCTCACTGAGTGTCACGTGTTCAAGGGCCATTGAAGCTGTAGGGAACGACGGTGCTCCAccccttttcatggctgagtaatattccaatGTGTGAATATATcaccttttctttatccattacCTATTTCTGGATATGTAGGCTGTTTCCATTATTTGCCATTGTGAATCCAACCGCTGTGAATATGTGTGCACAAGATTTTGTGGGTATGTGTTTTCACTCCTCTTGGAGAGGCGTTGCTGGGTTGGTGGTAACTGTTTAAcctttgaggaactgccaaattgtttCCACAGTGGCGGCACCATTTGACATCCCAGGGAAGGGATGTGATGGTCCAGTTTCTCCACCTTAAACAGCTCCTCTAGCTGCTGCAATAGGGGCTGCGCTATGGTGACCAGGGGAGTCCCGGTGGGGCCCAGGAGCGAGGGAGAGGAATGTGTGAATGAGAGGTGGTCACCTGCTGGTGACCAGGACGTAGGGTAAAGGATGGAGAGGGATCAAAGACAGTCCTGCTTGCTGACCTGAACATCTCAGGGAACAGAGGGCACTGCATTAAGGTTGAGGCCCCTCGGCCGCAGTGGGGATGGGACACCTGGCCCTAACCTGGAGCTCTGTTCCTCTCCCCAGGAGGTGACACACTGGAGGCCCACATTATTGGGGGTCATGAGGCTGTCCCTCATTCCCGTCCATACATGGTCTTGCTGCAGAAAGATGATGGCGCCTACGTGTGTGGGGCGGTCCTTGTGAACCGCTGGTGGGTATTGACAGCTGCTCACTGCATTATCCATCCGTAAGTGACCCTAAcctgccctccccctctgtcACCCTAAGTGTCCCCGATTCTGTCCCAGGTTTCCCATTCTCACCAGGAGGTGGATCCTGACAGACTTAAGCCAAATGTAGGGTACAGGggtgcccccttccctctcctatGATTGCTCTGGTGTGTGTATGTGACATCGACCTTGGGCATGCCTAAGTGCCACTGCACTGAAGGGTTCCTAGGGAAACTTTACTTGCCACAGCAAAGCGCCTTCCACTTGGGCAGAGTTTGGGCCTCTTGGGACACCCAAGAATGTGTCTCTCATTGTGGCCGTGGGAATAGTGCTGGTCTGTGAGGGTGGCAGGACCAACCTAGGAAGCCAcaaaataaattgcttttggaGCTGCCCTCTCTGGACTACACAGTAATAAAGACCCCAGGTCAAACTGGTCAAAGTAACCAAAGGCTATCTCTTTGGCTCATGTGAAAGAAAAGTCTAGGAAGACATAACAGGCACAACTTGATCCAGGTGCTTGCCTGAGCTGGTCGGGAGCCTGCCTGTCTCTCAGCTCTTCTGTCATGCCCCATGGCCACATTATCAGGAAGATTCTCACATGGTGGCAAGTTTGGACCCCCTTAGATCCTGTGGCCATGGGATCTAAAGAAAGAGTTTGTTTCTTTATAGTTCGGGCGAAGCTATGAGGATCAGTACTGATGGGACCGGCCTCGGTCACGTGCCAGCCTTAGAACAAATCAGTATGGCTGAGGCATAACATATGCACTGGGTGAGGCTGGAACCCCACACAGGGGAGCCCCAGGCTGGAGGTCATCATTTTTGGATACACACAGCCCAGCCTCTGGCCAGAGATAAACTGGAGTCTGGGGCAGGGGTTGGAGCAGGGACAGCTTCCTGGAtgaggtggggaggaagcaggtgaaaaggagcaaaggaaggCCCAGCCATAGAGAGGCCAGGTAAGGGAGCCAgctgtggggcggggcagggctgggatgggggagcaGTGAAAATCTCTTGACCTTGAGTCAGCCTAGATGGACCCTGGAGGCAGAGCTTGGGTGTGTGGAGGGGTCCCCAAGCTGCAGGATGGCAGCACACACCCTGATTTTGCTGCCCACAGGACCGAACAGCTGAGACTAAGGCTGGGGCTCCATAAGTTTGAAGACAATGTCCTCAGTTTAAAAGTCAAGAAAGCAGTTCTGCACCCTGACTACAAGCCACACCCCGCTCTGCTGAATGACCTCGCTCTGCTTAAGGTGTTGGGGCAGATGGGAGGAGTGGCAGCTGCACCCAGGCCCCCCTCTCTCACTGTCTGTCTCCCACTGTCCCTCACTCAGCTGTCCCTTCTTGTAGATGGAGTGTAAGGTGACTTTCAACAGGACTGTCAAGGCCCTGGGCTTACCCAGAAAGCACCAGGCAGTGGCGACAGGAGCAAAGTGCAGTGTGGCCGGCTGGGGACAGACCCAGCCTGGGCACAGGGCGAAAGCACTGAAAGAGCTGGACATGCGTGTGCTGGATGCCAGGATGTGCAACAACAGTCGTTTCTGGAATGGTGACATCACCCCCAACATGATCTGCCTGGAAGCCAACTCCAAGAACGAGGGCCCCTGCAAGGTAAAGGGGAAGCAGTGGGGCAGGCCGGGACAGATTAGCCTGAGGCGAGGGCATCAGCCTGTGTCCAGCACAACCTGGCAAACCCCAACTCTCCCTGGGCCCCAACTCTGCCCATTCTCTGGGGGATCCTAGGGATTGGTACTAGCATTAGTCCATTTCCCAGGtatagaaactgaggcacagagaagctaagtgacttgcccagggccatATAGTCAGGGAGCAGCAAAGATGGGATTTGAACTCTAGCACCAAAGATGATCACAGCATGTACAAAGGTCCTGGAGTGGAAAGAAGAAGCAGAGTGTTAaaaggacaggaaggaaggaaggaaaaagggaacgGAAGAGGTTGGGAGGGGAGTAAGGAGATGTATGTAGGTAGATGTGGGACTGGCGGGGGGGGGTCTCTACCCTGGAACCACCCTCCCGCCCCCGGGGGATAAACAGGCTTTCTTCAGCAGGCACTGAGGGTAACCTGTGCCCCCTGGTCTCCAACAGGGGGACTCAGGCGGGCCCCTGGTGTGCTGCAAAGGCCAAGTGGCTGGAATCCTGTCCTTCAGCTCCAAAACCTGCACTAACGTCTTCAAGCCCCCTGTGGCCACTGCTGTGGCCCCCTATGTGTCCTGGATCAAGAAGATCATCAAGTACTAGCTGGGCTGCGCCTCAGGCCTGATGCTTCAGAGGTGATCCCTACTCCCTTGCTTGtgggaccctcccccacagaatTATGGGGAGGAACAGAAAGGGGACTGGCCACAGCTCAGAGGACAAATAAATTGTAATAAAGAAACTGTAGGAGTCCTGCCTGGATTCTGACCCCACTTCTGCCATGCTGCCTGTGAGGCCTTAggcaagcctcagtttccccacttatAAAACAGAGGTTGTACTTTTGAGGCTTCTGAAGGCAGCCCAGCAGCAGGCAAGGGCCGGCTTCTCCCAGGAGGGGCTCTGGGGCAAGGCCCAGAGGATAGCAGGGCACAGCTTCAGCCAGGGCTAGGAGCCACAGCCAGAGTTCGGCTGGCAGGCAGGGgatgtgctgggtgctgggggacggggtgggggtcaCTGAACAGAAACATCCCAGAACCttcttcctgtttattttttttgataATATGTTTACAATCTTGGAATATAATTCTCATGCCTtacaattcatccatttaaatTGATTCATCCATTTACCCATTCAGTAGTTTTTAGCATGTTCACAAGGTTATATAATCGTCACCTctgtctaattccagaacatcCCATCACCCCaaagagcaagcagcattgtccccACCAACAATCACctccggccccctccccagcccc is a window of Phyllostomus discolor isolate MPI-MPIP mPhyDis1 chromosome 8, mPhyDis1.pri.v3, whole genome shotgun sequence DNA encoding:
- the GZMM gene encoding granzyme M — translated: MEALFSLLLLLLAPEALWAGGDTLEAHIIGGHEAVPHSRPYMVLLQKDDGAYVCGAVLVNRWWVLTAAHCIIHPTEQLRLRLGLHKFEDNVLSLKVKKAVLHPDYKPHPALLNDLALLKMECKVTFNRTVKALGLPRKHQAVATGAKCSVAGWGQTQPGHRAKALKELDMRVLDARMCNNSRFWNGDITPNMICLEANSKNEGPCKGDSGGPLVCCKGQVAGILSFSSKTCTNVFKPPVATAVAPYVSWIKKIIKY